A segment of the Crinalium epipsammum PCC 9333 genome:
TGACTATCTGTTTCTCTCGCTTTGCGAATCAAATCCCCATATTTAGAATTAGCCATTTCCTAAAACCTCCATAATTTCTTTGCCAAGTGCCAAATAATCTAACCATGCAACCCTTGCCTTTGAGGAAGAAACGTCTCTAATAGGGACACCTTCAAAAGCAGCTTTTTGAAATCCAGCAGCGCGGCGAATCATAGTCTTGAAAACGGGAATACCGTTATCTATAAGTTCGGAGCGTATTGCTGCTCCTTCTTTACTAGGTGAGGGAGGAACTATTACCAGTAAAGCCCTGTAGTTTGCTGCACCTAAATCGCTTGCCGTTTTTAACATCGGTTCCAAACTCACGACATCTGGAATTGTTGGCAAGAT
Coding sequences within it:
- a CDS encoding ParA family protein, whose amino-acid sequence is MKILTVTGYKGGISKSTTAIHIATFFSDIGKTILVDSDPNRTALAWSSRGSLPFTVADERQAMKLISGNDFVVIDTPARPDSSDLKELAKGCDLLILPTIPDVVSLEPMLKTASDLGAANYRALLVIVPPSPSKEGAAIRSELIDNGIPVFKTMIRRAAGFQKAAFEGVPIRDVSSSKARVAWLDYLALGKEIMEVLGNG